From the genome of Cedecea lapagei, one region includes:
- a CDS encoding DMT family transporter — protein MLSSKKAATEAAPHRPSAWYVLLLFTIPPLLWACNYIVGKAVRNDIPPVGLTFMRWLVALVVILPFAFPYIKRDFRRYREYLGWIIAISVTGIVCFSLLVYIGLHHTSSTNALLLNSCIPVLIMLFGALFFGHKLSVKQVVGLAISCCGVLFIIFKGDIHGLMQMAFASGDLMLLAAMACFALYTLWIRKIPSDISRIGLLGVQVTIALLVTLPLWLHEMSTGAVPHWNTMTISAVIFLGAFPSFVSYLLYGRCVEAVGAARAGLSIHLIPVFGVVLSLVFLGETLHLFHIIGIATILIGVALASRR, from the coding sequence TTGCTCAGCAGTAAGAAGGCGGCCACTGAGGCTGCACCCCACAGGCCATCGGCCTGGTATGTTTTGCTCCTGTTCACCATTCCGCCGCTGCTTTGGGCGTGCAATTACATCGTGGGGAAAGCCGTTCGCAATGATATTCCTCCGGTTGGGCTCACCTTTATGCGCTGGCTGGTTGCGCTGGTGGTGATCCTGCCGTTTGCCTTTCCTTATATTAAAAGAGATTTTCGCCGCTACCGGGAATATCTGGGCTGGATTATCGCCATATCGGTAACCGGTATCGTCTGCTTTAGCCTGCTGGTTTATATCGGCCTGCACCACACCTCAAGCACTAACGCGCTGCTGCTTAACTCCTGCATTCCGGTGCTGATTATGCTGTTTGGCGCGCTGTTTTTTGGCCATAAGCTTAGCGTTAAGCAGGTTGTGGGGCTGGCGATCTCCTGCTGCGGCGTGCTGTTTATTATCTTTAAGGGCGATATTCACGGGCTGATGCAGATGGCGTTTGCATCGGGTGACCTGATGCTGCTGGCGGCCATGGCCTGTTTTGCGCTTTATACCCTGTGGATTCGAAAAATTCCTTCAGATATCAGCCGAATCGGCCTGTTGGGCGTTCAGGTAACTATCGCGCTGCTGGTGACGCTGCCGCTATGGCTGCATGAAATGAGCACCGGCGCAGTGCCTCACTGGAATACCATGACAATTTCAGCGGTGATATTCCTCGGCGCCTTCCCCTCTTTTGTTTCGTATCTGCTGTACGGGCGCTGCGTGGAAGCCGTAGGTGCCGCGCGTGCCGGTCTGAGTATTCACCTGATCCCAGTCTTCGGCGTGGTGCTGTCGCTGGTGTTCCTCGGTGAAACCCTGCATCTTTTCCATATTATCGGGATAGCAACGATTTTGATCGGCGTGGCGCTGGCCAGCAGGCGTTAA
- the hpxZ gene encoding oxalurate catabolism protein HpxZ, giving the protein MTRDNIDRPAILNEVTAAFYRYEQALISNDVAVLDELFWEDARTVRYGATENLYGIDQIRAFRNGRSPKGLDRQLSNTVITTYSDDLAVASTEFTREGSDKIGRQMQTWVRFSSGWKIVAAHVSLMG; this is encoded by the coding sequence ATGACACGAGATAATATTGACCGTCCGGCCATTCTGAACGAAGTCACAGCGGCATTTTATCGCTATGAGCAGGCGCTAATCAGCAACGACGTTGCGGTTCTGGATGAGCTGTTCTGGGAAGACGCCCGCACAGTACGCTACGGCGCCACGGAAAACCTTTACGGCATCGACCAGATACGAGCTTTCCGCAATGGACGCTCGCCGAAGGGGCTGGATCGCCAGTTAAGTAATACCGTGATTACAACCTACAGCGACGATCTGGCGGTAGCGAGCACCGAGTTTACGCGCGAAGGCAGCGATAAAATCGGCCGCCAGATGCAGACCTGGGTAAGGTTTTCGTCGGGGTGGAAAATTGTGGCGGCGCATGTGAGTTTAATGGGGTAA
- a CDS encoding AtzE family amidohydrolase — MTAHSIREIHQGLRDRTFSATELAGQTLAKIEQQNPKINAFTEVTQSRLLDEAASVDRLIASASPLPALAGVPYAVKNIFDIKGHTTISGAELFAGQPAATADAFAITQLQKAGGMLSGAVNMDAYAYGFTTENSHYGATRNPHDLARIAGGSSGGSAAAVAAGLVNFTLGTDTNGSIRVPSSLCGLVGLKPTFGRLSRGGSHPFVASLDHIGPLARSVEDVATVYDVLQGHDDNDPFQSSRAIEPVYATLERDTPLRVAVLDGFFERWCDEDAREAVSRVAKALQAKEQASMPEAELARSAAFLLTAAEGGNQYLPALRVCPERFEPNSRERLLAGAMTPSAWYTQAQRFRAWFLERTLPLFDHFDLLIAPATPCSATLIGQQTMNINGQEIPVKASMGILTQPISFLGLPVVSAPLIAASGLPIGVQLIAAPWREDICLQAARRLEVQGILETKVS; from the coding sequence ATGACAGCCCATTCTATTCGCGAAATTCATCAGGGGCTGCGGGACAGAACCTTTTCGGCAACCGAGCTTGCCGGACAAACGCTGGCAAAGATTGAGCAGCAGAACCCGAAAATAAACGCCTTTACCGAGGTGACACAGTCTCGCCTGCTGGATGAGGCCGCATCGGTCGACAGGCTAATTGCCAGCGCCAGCCCTCTTCCCGCGCTGGCAGGCGTGCCTTATGCGGTAAAAAACATTTTCGACATTAAAGGGCACACCACGATTTCTGGGGCAGAACTTTTTGCCGGGCAGCCCGCCGCGACGGCAGATGCCTTTGCCATTACGCAGCTGCAAAAAGCGGGCGGAATGCTGAGCGGCGCAGTGAATATGGATGCCTATGCCTACGGCTTCACTACGGAGAATAGCCATTACGGCGCTACCAGGAATCCGCACGACCTTGCGCGCATTGCGGGCGGCTCCTCCGGTGGCTCGGCCGCCGCCGTCGCTGCCGGATTAGTGAATTTTACCCTTGGCACCGACACCAATGGCTCGATTCGCGTCCCGTCATCGCTCTGCGGGCTTGTTGGCCTGAAACCCACTTTTGGTCGCCTGTCGCGCGGCGGCAGCCATCCGTTTGTCGCCAGCCTCGACCATATAGGCCCGCTGGCGCGCAGCGTGGAAGACGTTGCGACGGTTTACGATGTGCTGCAAGGCCACGACGACAACGATCCTTTTCAATCTTCCCGCGCCATTGAGCCGGTTTACGCGACGCTTGAAAGAGACACGCCTCTTCGCGTCGCGGTGCTGGACGGCTTTTTTGAACGCTGGTGCGACGAGGACGCCAGAGAGGCAGTCAGCCGGGTAGCCAAAGCGCTGCAGGCAAAGGAGCAGGCCTCCATGCCGGAAGCTGAGCTCGCCCGTTCAGCGGCCTTTTTACTGACAGCGGCGGAAGGCGGCAACCAGTATCTGCCGGCGCTGCGCGTTTGCCCTGAGCGCTTCGAGCCCAACTCACGCGAGCGGCTGCTTGCCGGGGCGATGACCCCGTCCGCCTGGTACACTCAGGCTCAGCGCTTCCGGGCCTGGTTCCTTGAGCGCACGCTGCCGCTGTTTGACCATTTTGATCTGCTGATTGCCCCAGCCACGCCCTGTAGCGCCACGCTGATCGGCCAGCAGACCATGAATATCAACGGGCAGGAGATCCCGGTAAAAGCCAGCATGGGGATCCTGACGCAGCCCATCTCCTTCCTCGGGCTACCGGTGGTGAGCGCCCCGCTGATCGCTGCGAGCGGGTTGCCGATCGGCGTGCAGCTGATTGCCGCGCCGTGGCGGGAAGACATTTGTTTGCAGGCCGCACGACGGCTGGAAGTACAGGGTATTTTAGAGACGAAGGTAAGCTAA
- a CDS encoding winged helix-turn-helix domain-containing protein yields the protein MIVFLIANNIEFRPGDRTLRGQNEEVKLHSSSVHCLELLIEHQGDVVDHESLYEFAWRQYGMEVGSNALYQSISMLRKAFLACGGEETFIRTIPRRGFMLHQRVSISRASMLPDAAYKEPGTRMPDESLSRQSVTAGNNMLSPKSVAENMHYQPAKNAISGVEKTNNKIYFNNIYFWLAAAAAFSFSFLMIYLLFLSAPTEYPRKMIYNGCAYHSNEASDENMVKSIALKLGIQCDNRKNVYVTSYQEGSVVSVIQCARPITFFSRPNCISTYYTEKP from the coding sequence ATGATCGTTTTCCTTATCGCGAATAATATAGAATTCCGACCCGGCGACAGAACGCTTAGAGGGCAAAATGAAGAAGTCAAACTTCACTCTTCATCGGTACACTGCCTTGAGCTGCTGATAGAGCATCAGGGAGACGTCGTTGATCATGAGTCCCTGTATGAGTTTGCCTGGAGACAGTACGGTATGGAGGTTGGCTCCAACGCGCTCTATCAGAGCATCTCTATGCTACGTAAAGCATTTTTGGCCTGCGGCGGCGAAGAGACGTTTATTCGTACCATTCCCCGTCGCGGTTTTATGCTGCACCAAAGGGTCTCTATCTCCCGCGCCAGCATGCTGCCAGATGCCGCATACAAGGAGCCCGGAACCAGAATGCCGGATGAGAGCTTATCCCGACAATCGGTTACGGCCGGTAATAACATGCTCTCCCCTAAAAGTGTTGCGGAGAACATGCATTATCAGCCGGCCAAAAATGCGATATCCGGCGTGGAGAAAACAAATAACAAAATATACTTCAATAATATTTATTTTTGGCTTGCTGCGGCTGCCGCATTTTCTTTTTCATTTTTAATGATTTATTTACTTTTTTTATCTGCGCCCACAGAGTACCCCAGAAAGATGATTTATAACGGCTGTGCGTACCACAGCAATGAGGCTTCAGATGAAAATATGGTTAAAAGCATTGCGTTAAAATTAGGTATCCAATGTGACAACCGCAAAAATGTTTACGTTACCTCTTACCAGGAGGGGAGTGTTGTATCAGTTATTCAATGTGCAAGGCCGATAACATTCTTTTCACGTCCGAATTGTATCTCTACTTACTACACTGAGAAGCCATGA
- a CDS encoding MurR/RpiR family transcriptional regulator: protein MKQLDERLRASWALFSPQEQRVASFIVDHFDDLISYNSAELARLSGVSKATVSRLFKRLGYERYKDMREELRTLRQSGMPLTENRDAVQGNTLLARHYKQEMANLTHLVNQLEAGPFAEVVNALVNGKRIFIIGMRNSWPVAMHLRQQLLQVRSNVQLLPQPGQTLAEELVDIDPDDCVVAVAFRRRPRIIKPLLAGLQQRGIPLVLLSESATSGIEAYSRWHLSAPLDSVSAFDSYSSAMSLVNLLANAVLHESLTSGRQRIHNIAKLYTEMDELEQR, encoded by the coding sequence ATGAAACAGTTAGACGAGAGGTTGCGGGCTTCATGGGCGCTCTTTTCTCCGCAGGAGCAGCGCGTGGCCTCGTTTATCGTTGATCATTTCGATGATTTGATCAGCTACAACAGCGCAGAGCTGGCGCGGCTTTCCGGCGTTTCTAAGGCCACCGTGAGCCGGCTGTTTAAACGGCTCGGCTACGAGCGCTATAAGGATATGCGTGAGGAGCTGCGCACGCTGCGCCAGAGCGGTATGCCGCTGACGGAAAACCGCGATGCGGTGCAGGGCAACACGCTGCTGGCTCGCCATTACAAGCAGGAAATGGCGAACCTCACTCATCTGGTCAATCAGCTGGAGGCTGGGCCGTTTGCCGAAGTGGTCAATGCGCTTGTTAACGGTAAGCGCATCTTTATCATCGGGATGCGAAACTCCTGGCCGGTAGCGATGCACCTACGCCAGCAGCTTCTGCAGGTTCGCAGCAACGTGCAGCTTCTCCCGCAGCCGGGGCAGACGCTGGCGGAAGAGCTGGTGGATATCGATCCGGACGATTGCGTGGTCGCCGTAGCCTTCCGCCGCAGGCCGCGCATCATTAAGCCGCTGCTCGCAGGTTTGCAGCAGCGTGGTATACCGCTGGTGCTGCTGAGCGAGTCCGCTACTTCTGGGATTGAGGCATATTCTCGCTGGCATCTCAGCGCGCCGCTTGACAGCGTTTCGGCCTTTGACAGCTACAGCAGCGCCATGAGCCTGGTGAATTTGCTGGCCAATGCGGTGCTCCATGAATCATTGACCAGCGGCCGACAGCGTATACATAATATAGCTAAATTGTATACAGAGATGGACGAGCTCGAACAGCGTTAA
- a CDS encoding gamma-glutamyltransferase family protein: protein MQSNMAPGGMAVTPHHLASESALSVLRHGGDAIEAMVAAAATIAVVYPHMNGIGGDGFWLIVPPKGEPVAIDASGAAGSLASLDFYRGAKAIPHRGTQAALTVPGTVSGWAEALKVSAQLGGGQLPLSRLMADAIRYAADGIPVTASQAHATQSKYAELVNVPGFADTFLQQGEVPATGSRFTQPRLAATLTRMTQDGLESFYRGPLASLFAEELAGLGIPVTAADLAAHRATRTKPLRLEHQAGEVFNLAPPTQGLVSLAILGITDRLSMARATEAQTVHRIVEATKKAFALRDVHITDPRHVTTSIQNLLDPEALDKLAAQIDDQRAASWGKGKGPGDTVWMGVIDGNGLAVSFIQSIYHEFGSGVVLPQSGVLWQNRGASFSLDPNHLLALAPGKKPFHTLNPAAARLADGRTLVYGSMGGDGQPQTQATIFTRYVLQGVNLQEAICAPRWLLGRTWGQASDSLKLESRFSPDTFAALQALGHEVETLPAFSEVVGHAGAIVRHTNGMLEGAWDPRSNGSAAGF, encoded by the coding sequence ATGCAAAGCAATATGGCCCCCGGCGGCATGGCGGTTACGCCCCATCATCTGGCTTCTGAAAGCGCGCTGTCCGTCTTACGCCACGGCGGCGACGCCATTGAAGCGATGGTCGCCGCGGCCGCCACCATCGCGGTTGTTTATCCGCATATGAACGGCATAGGCGGCGACGGATTCTGGCTAATCGTTCCCCCGAAGGGCGAACCTGTCGCCATTGACGCCAGCGGCGCTGCCGGCTCGCTGGCCTCGCTGGATTTCTACCGGGGTGCAAAAGCGATCCCTCACCGGGGCACACAGGCCGCACTGACCGTGCCCGGCACCGTCAGCGGCTGGGCAGAAGCGCTTAAAGTTTCAGCGCAGCTTGGCGGCGGGCAGCTGCCTCTTTCACGCCTGATGGCCGACGCTATTCGCTATGCGGCGGACGGGATCCCGGTCACCGCCTCCCAGGCGCACGCGACGCAAAGTAAATATGCTGAGCTGGTCAATGTACCCGGTTTTGCTGACACTTTCCTGCAACAGGGTGAAGTCCCGGCGACCGGCAGCCGGTTCACCCAGCCCCGCCTGGCCGCAACCCTGACGCGTATGACTCAGGACGGCCTGGAGAGTTTTTATCGCGGCCCGCTGGCCTCACTTTTTGCCGAAGAGCTGGCCGGGCTGGGGATTCCTGTTACCGCCGCCGACCTTGCTGCTCACCGGGCAACGCGCACAAAGCCGCTGCGGCTTGAACATCAGGCAGGTGAAGTTTTCAATCTCGCCCCTCCTACCCAGGGCTTGGTTTCGCTGGCGATCCTCGGGATTACCGACCGGCTGTCGATGGCCAGGGCGACCGAAGCGCAAACCGTACATCGCATCGTCGAAGCGACCAAAAAAGCCTTTGCGCTACGCGACGTGCATATCACCGACCCACGTCATGTCACGACCTCCATACAGAATCTGCTGGACCCGGAAGCGCTGGACAAGCTTGCCGCGCAAATTGACGACCAGCGCGCCGCCTCGTGGGGCAAAGGAAAAGGGCCGGGCGACACGGTCTGGATGGGCGTTATCGACGGCAACGGACTGGCCGTGTCGTTTATTCAAAGTATTTACCACGAGTTTGGTAGCGGCGTTGTACTGCCGCAGAGCGGAGTACTGTGGCAAAACCGCGGGGCCTCTTTCAGCCTGGATCCAAATCATTTGCTCGCGCTGGCTCCCGGCAAAAAGCCTTTCCATACCCTGAATCCGGCGGCAGCGAGACTTGCCGACGGGAGAACGCTGGTTTACGGCTCGATGGGCGGCGACGGGCAGCCGCAGACCCAGGCGACAATATTTACCCGCTACGTGCTGCAGGGCGTCAATTTACAGGAGGCTATCTGCGCACCGCGCTGGCTGCTGGGCCGTACCTGGGGGCAGGCGTCCGACAGCCTTAAGCTTGAGAGTCGCTTCAGCCCCGATACTTTTGCCGCACTCCAGGCTCTGGGCCACGAGGTAGAAACGCTCCCCGCATTCAGCGAAGTTGTTGGCCACGCTGGCGCCATCGTCAGGCACACAAATGGCATGCTTGAGGGTGCGTGGGATCCACGCAGCAACGGCAGCGCCGCTGGTTTTTAA
- a CDS encoding GntR family transcriptional regulator — protein MKRDFGVTAPAELHDKEAVIWQSLMTAMVEHRLPPGSKLPEEALAEVFGISRTGIRKVLTRLATVQMITLLPGRGAFVAMPDVEESKAIFQTRSLLECANLPHVLEHLQPPHLAALRKITQQEEKAHREGDGPAAIRLSAAFHIQLQAISGNAVLTEMVTSLTHRSSLVIAAWGAPWQRGCRCDDHENLIDLLRNKALEPLTYAMQHHFEHIVSSLHFERSGETTPDFARIFGTRQE, from the coding sequence ATGAAACGTGATTTTGGGGTCACCGCCCCAGCAGAACTGCATGATAAAGAAGCCGTTATCTGGCAATCGCTGATGACGGCGATGGTTGAACACCGGCTGCCGCCGGGCAGCAAATTGCCGGAAGAAGCGCTGGCAGAAGTTTTTGGCATTAGCCGAACCGGGATCCGCAAAGTCTTAACGCGCCTCGCAACGGTGCAAATGATCACTCTGTTGCCCGGACGTGGTGCATTTGTTGCCATGCCGGATGTTGAAGAGTCCAAAGCGATCTTCCAGACGCGTTCGCTGCTTGAGTGCGCGAACCTGCCGCATGTGCTTGAACATCTTCAGCCGCCGCATCTTGCCGCGCTGCGTAAAATTACTCAGCAGGAAGAGAAAGCCCACCGCGAGGGCGACGGGCCTGCGGCAATCCGCCTCTCTGCCGCTTTCCATATCCAGCTTCAGGCTATTTCCGGCAACGCCGTGCTTACGGAAATGGTCACCAGCCTGACCCATCGTTCATCTCTGGTGATCGCCGCATGGGGCGCGCCGTGGCAGCGTGGCTGCCGCTGTGACGATCACGAAAACCTGATTGACCTGCTGCGTAATAAAGCGCTTGAGCCGCTGACGTACGCGATGCAGCACCATTTTGAACACATTGTTTCCAGCCTGCATTTTGAGCGCAGCGGTGAAACGACCCCGGACTTCGCACGCATCTTTGGCACCCGACAGGAATAA
- a CDS encoding aspartate/glutamate racemase family protein yields the protein MQQPIIQVINPNTSQAMTHTIAEAARSVAAPGTQILATCPEQGVESIEGHFDEAIAAIGVLEQIQQGKAQGASGHVIACFGDPGLLAAREIASGPVIGIAEAAMHMATLVATRFTIVTTLPRTVIIARHLVHQYGFEHHCAALHAIDLPVLALEDGTGLAQRLVRERCIQAKKEDNSGAIVLGCGGMANLAKELTEEIGIPVIDGVTAAVKLVESLVALGIGTSKFGDLAYPNKKPLSGSFARLG from the coding sequence ATGCAGCAGCCTATTATTCAAGTGATCAACCCAAACACCAGCCAGGCGATGACGCACACTATTGCCGAAGCCGCCCGCAGCGTTGCCGCGCCGGGCACGCAGATCCTCGCCACCTGCCCGGAGCAGGGCGTTGAGTCAATTGAAGGGCATTTCGATGAAGCCATCGCGGCCATCGGCGTACTCGAGCAAATTCAGCAGGGCAAAGCGCAGGGAGCTAGCGGCCACGTGATTGCCTGCTTTGGCGATCCTGGGCTCCTGGCGGCGCGTGAGATAGCCAGCGGGCCGGTGATTGGGATTGCCGAGGCCGCCATGCATATGGCGACGCTGGTGGCGACCCGTTTCACTATTGTGACCACGCTGCCGCGCACGGTGATCATTGCTCGCCACTTAGTGCATCAGTACGGTTTTGAGCATCATTGCGCTGCGCTTCATGCTATCGACCTGCCGGTGCTGGCGCTGGAGGACGGGACCGGGCTTGCCCAGCGGCTGGTGCGTGAGCGCTGCATTCAGGCTAAAAAAGAAGATAACAGCGGGGCGATCGTGCTCGGCTGTGGCGGGATGGCGAATCTCGCAAAAGAGCTGACGGAAGAGATCGGCATTCCGGTTATCGACGGCGTCACCGCCGCGGTGAAGCTGGTGGAGTCGCTGGTGGCGCTGGGCATTGGCACCAGTAAATTTGGCGATCTCGCTTATCCGAATAAAAAGCCGCTCTCCGGCTCTTTTGCTCGCCTGGGCTGA
- the hpxX gene encoding oxalurate catabolism protein HpxX translates to MNQTSFDWQNYIALMEQLLAVPLTDERRKELELQLARIAAMAEPLMAFPLPDRQETAGVYTL, encoded by the coding sequence ATGAACCAAACTTCTTTTGACTGGCAGAACTACATTGCCCTGATGGAGCAGCTGCTTGCTGTGCCGCTGACGGATGAACGCCGTAAAGAGCTGGAGCTGCAGCTGGCACGCATTGCAGCAATGGCGGAGCCGCTGATGGCATTCCCGCTTCCCGATCGTCAGGAAACCGCCGGAGTTTATACCCTATGA
- the puuE gene encoding allantoinase PuuE gives MSSAENAKRYPFTENYPRDLAGYAGSPPHAQWPNGARIALQFVLNFEEGAENNVLHGDSGSEQFLSDIIGAASFPDRHMSMDSLYEYGSRAGFWRIHNEFQKRGLTLTVFGVAMALARNPEIVSAIKAADYDVVSHGWRWIHYQNMEPALERQHLHQAMEILEDLFGSRPLGWYTGRDSPNTRRLVVEHGGILYDSDYYGDDLPFWSEVTCEDGSVKPHLIVPYTLDTNDMRFATAQGFNTAEQFYTYLKDSFDVLYEEGETAPKMMSIGMHCRLLGRPGRFRALQRFLDYVQQHEGVWICRRQDIAEHWVKTHPYTE, from the coding sequence ATGTCATCAGCAGAAAACGCTAAACGCTATCCTTTTACCGAGAACTACCCGCGCGATCTCGCCGGTTACGCTGGCAGTCCTCCCCATGCTCAGTGGCCAAACGGGGCGCGTATTGCGCTTCAGTTTGTGCTCAACTTTGAAGAAGGGGCGGAAAATAACGTCCTGCACGGCGACAGCGGTTCGGAGCAGTTCCTCTCCGATATCATCGGCGCAGCCAGCTTCCCCGATCGCCATATGTCGATGGACTCTCTTTATGAATATGGCTCCCGGGCGGGCTTCTGGCGTATCCACAATGAGTTCCAGAAGCGCGGCCTGACGCTAACGGTATTTGGCGTGGCCATGGCGCTGGCCCGTAACCCGGAGATTGTTTCGGCGATCAAAGCTGCCGATTACGACGTTGTCAGCCATGGCTGGCGCTGGATCCACTATCAGAATATGGAGCCAGCGCTGGAGCGTCAGCATCTGCATCAGGCGATGGAGATTCTTGAGGATCTGTTTGGCTCTCGTCCGCTGGGCTGGTACACCGGGCGCGACAGCCCCAACACCCGCAGGCTGGTGGTTGAGCACGGCGGTATTCTGTATGACAGCGATTATTACGGCGACGATCTGCCTTTCTGGAGCGAGGTCACCTGCGAAGACGGCAGCGTAAAACCTCATCTTATTGTGCCTTACACGCTGGACACCAATGACATGCGCTTCGCTACGGCTCAGGGGTTCAATACCGCCGAGCAGTTTTACACCTATCTGAAGGATAGCTTCGACGTGCTGTATGAAGAGGGTGAAACGGCACCGAAGATGATGTCCATCGGCATGCACTGCCGTCTGCTAGGGCGACCGGGCCGCTTCCGGGCGCTGCAGCGTTTCCTGGACTATGTCCAGCAGCACGAAGGCGTGTGGATTTGCAGAAGGCAGGACATTGCTGAGCATTGGGTGAAAACACATCCCTATACTGAGTAA
- a CDS encoding NCS1 family nucleobase:cation symporter-1, whose amino-acid sequence MPGIENKATAMNESANAGYSPRLCNDDLAPTRHQTWSWYNIFSFWMSDVHSMGGYVVAASFFTLGLASWQVLICLLAGICIVQLCANLVAKPSQMAGVPYAVICRQAFGVFGANIPAVIRGLIAFAWYGIQTYLAANALMLVVLKFWPTLAPMTGVSFLGLSQLGWICFGIMWVLQAMVFWHGMNAIKRFIDIAGPAVYIVMMALAGWILYQTGFSGISFTLASKHLSSGEQVWQMITATALVVSYFSGPLLNFGDFSRYGKNMKEIRRGNRWGLPFNFLLFSIVTVVIVSGTQSLFGKMITDPIETVSHIGNSLAMAIGLLTMITATIGINIVANFVSPAFDFSNCSPQKISFRAGGMIAAVGSVLLTPWNLFQSPELIHYTLDVLGSFIGPLFGILLADFYLVKGGKIHVDDLFNDTPKGRYWYSNGFNPKAIIALVPSVAVCLTISFIPSLHEVANFSWFIGVFLGLSCYRWLARSEKSTAATGFTGLVATSKE is encoded by the coding sequence ATGCCAGGTATAGAGAACAAAGCAACAGCCATGAATGAGAGTGCCAACGCCGGCTACAGCCCGCGCCTGTGCAACGACGACCTGGCTCCAACCCGCCACCAGACTTGGTCCTGGTATAATATTTTTTCGTTCTGGATGTCTGATGTACACAGCATGGGCGGCTATGTTGTGGCAGCCAGCTTCTTTACGCTGGGGCTTGCCAGCTGGCAGGTGCTGATTTGCCTGCTGGCGGGGATCTGCATCGTGCAGCTGTGCGCTAATCTGGTGGCGAAACCAAGCCAGATGGCGGGCGTGCCCTACGCGGTGATTTGTCGCCAGGCCTTTGGCGTCTTTGGCGCCAATATTCCGGCGGTGATCCGCGGGCTTATCGCCTTTGCCTGGTACGGTATACAAACCTATCTGGCCGCTAATGCATTGATGCTGGTGGTGCTGAAGTTCTGGCCAACGCTTGCGCCGATGACCGGCGTCAGCTTCCTTGGCCTGTCTCAGCTGGGCTGGATCTGCTTCGGCATTATGTGGGTATTGCAGGCGATGGTGTTCTGGCACGGAATGAACGCGATTAAGCGCTTTATCGATATTGCCGGCCCTGCGGTTTACATCGTGATGATGGCGCTGGCGGGCTGGATCCTTTATCAGACCGGGTTTAGCGGGATCTCCTTTACCCTGGCCAGCAAGCATCTCAGCTCCGGCGAACAGGTTTGGCAGATGATTACCGCTACCGCGCTGGTGGTCTCCTACTTCTCAGGTCCGCTGCTTAACTTTGGCGACTTCTCTCGCTACGGCAAAAATATGAAAGAGATCCGCCGCGGTAACCGCTGGGGTCTACCGTTCAACTTCCTGCTGTTCTCCATTGTGACGGTGGTGATTGTATCCGGCACCCAGTCGCTGTTTGGTAAAATGATCACCGATCCAATCGAAACGGTGAGCCATATCGGCAACAGCCTGGCAATGGCGATTGGCCTGCTGACGATGATCACCGCCACTATCGGGATCAATATCGTGGCGAACTTTGTTTCCCCGGCGTTCGACTTCTCGAACTGTTCGCCGCAAAAGATCAGCTTCCGTGCAGGCGGCATGATCGCCGCGGTTGGCTCCGTGCTGCTGACGCCGTGGAACCTGTTCCAGTCACCGGAGCTGATTCACTATACGCTGGATGTACTGGGCTCCTTCATCGGGCCTCTGTTCGGCATCCTGCTGGCGGACTTCTACCTGGTGAAAGGCGGAAAAATTCACGTCGACGATCTGTTTAACGACACGCCGAAGGGCCGCTACTGGTACAGCAACGGCTTTAACCCGAAGGCAATCATCGCGCTGGTGCCGTCCGTTGCCGTCTGTCTGACGATCAGCTTTATTCCTTCCCTGCATGAAGTCGCTAACTTCAGCTGGTTTATCGGCGTGTTCCTCGGCCTGAGCTGCTACCGCTGGCTGGCCCGCAGTGAAAAAAGCACGGCTGCGACCGGCTTTACCGGCCTCGTAGCCACCTCAAAAGAGTAA